From Acidihalobacter aeolianus, a single genomic window includes:
- a CDS encoding glycine-rich domain-containing protein yields MNIHPDVEKLDFAAIKMKLLDPLEGNGMRLEQIEFAECEYRRFLSMRIYEPDLDLVPSRLVDEFWHAHILDTQAYVKDCQSVFGEYLHHYPYMGLGSSEARDELETAYSLTKIAYERHFGPYPEVETQAARCAGHACHVPSSCACRSPGACKGVRNAQNEAFA; encoded by the coding sequence ATGAATATTCATCCTGACGTCGAAAAATTAGACTTTGCAGCTATCAAGATGAAATTACTTGATCCATTGGAAGGCAACGGGATGCGCCTGGAACAGATCGAGTTTGCCGAATGCGAATACCGCCGATTTTTATCCATGCGCATTTATGAGCCGGATCTTGACCTCGTGCCTAGCAGGCTCGTAGACGAATTCTGGCATGCGCATATTCTGGACACTCAGGCTTATGTAAAGGACTGCCAGAGTGTATTCGGCGAATACCTGCATCACTACCCTTACATGGGACTGGGTTCAAGTGAGGCAAGGGATGAGCTTGAAACTGCATACTCGCTCACCAAAATCGCCTATGAACGGCATTTTGGCCCTTACCCTGAGGTGGAAACGCAGGCTGCACGTTGTGCTGGCCATGCATGTCATGTCCCCTCATCCTGTGCTTGTCGCTCACCTGGAGCATGCAAGGGCGTCCGTAATGCACAGAACGAAGCATTCGCATGA